A single Bos mutus isolate GX-2022 chromosome 16, NWIPB_WYAK_1.1, whole genome shotgun sequence DNA region contains:
- the PLEKHN1 gene encoding pleckstrin homology domain-containing family N member 1 → MGNSHCVPQAPRRLRASFSRKPSLKGNREDGARKLAGLFGTEAGADRDTTADKIFHYIPGTNIPGLQSQQEILEQPFLSVFKEGRRRAAVRSLGSVVHYAKVQLRFQHSQNVSDCYLELFPSHLYFQAHGPEGLTFQGLLPLMELSVCPLEGSREHAFQITGPLPAPLLVLCPSQAELGHWLYHLEKQIALVGGVPRCPPEPLQGPTEDALPCTLQHRLTRLRTASGRQVMGSAICASRVKLQHLPSQEQWDRLLVLYPTSLAIFSEEADGLCFKGELPLSAIHINLEEREKQIRSFLIEGRLINTIRVVCASYEDYSHWLLCLQTVCQEDRASPPLGPESLPGLRAPTQVVASGRGSLSSDARTSWDSGCPAPASTCTSHSLPESSAPSTAGCPARPPLEQANPGCTSIGGHRAKLRRGSSSRSPRNKARAERPGPAALLHLDLTKLSLDGGTEAPDHSLETPHSPLYADPYTPPATSHRKITDVQNLDEFLSAMQSTLGPEPSSPFCSVPVSEPVSDSSCGLSGPHLLSEKAVPRARASRHHRASIKGWGPRPPDSPQLVSPEKEASPDPSPPPSDGVPRPGYGSSQDKALSPSQRRGPRGAPEPEQGLIQWI, encoded by the exons AACATCCCAGGTTTGCAGAGCCAGCAAGAAATCCTGGAGCAGCCTTTCCTGAGTGTGTTCAAGGAGGGGCGGcgaagggcagcagtgaggagtcTGGGCAGCGTTGTGCACTATGCCAAGGTCCAGCTGCGTTTCCAGCACAGCcag AATGTCAGCGACTGCTACCTGGAGCTGTTCCCCTCCCACCTCTACTTCCAGGCCCATGGTCCCGAAGGACTCACTTTCCAG GGGCTGTTACCACTGATGGAGCTGAGTGTCTGCCCCCTCGAGGGGTCTAGAGAGCACGCCTTCCAGATCACAG GCCCGCTGCCCGCCCCACTTCTCGTGCTCTGCCCCAGCCAGGCCGAGCTGGGCCACTGGCTCTACCACCTGGAGAAGCAGATAGCCCTCGTGGGAGGGGTGCCTCGCTGCCCCCCAGAGCCCCTGCAG GGCCCCACTGAGGACGCGCTCCCCTGCACTCTGCAGCACAGGCTGACCCGGCTGCGGACAGCATCAGGCCGCCAGGTGATGGGCAGTGCCATCTGTGCCTCAAGGGTCAAGCTGCAGCATCTGCCCTCACAG GAGCAGTGGGACCGCCTCCTTGTCCTGTACCCAACCTCCCTGGCCATCTTCTCCGAGGAAGCAGATGGGCTTTGCTTTAAG GGGGAGCTCCCGCTCAGCGCCATCCACATCAACCTGGAAGAGAGGGAGAAGCAGATCCGCTCTTTCCTGATTGAAG GCCGTCTCATCAACACCATCCGTGTGGTGTGTGCCAGCTACGAGGACTATAGCCACTGGCTGCTCTGCCTGCAGACAGTCTGCCAGGAGGACAGGGCCTCCCCACCACTCGGCCCTGAGAGCCTCCCAGGGCTGCGGGCGCCCACACAG GTTGTGGCCAGTGGCCGAGGCTCGCTCTCCTCTGACGCACGGACCAGCTGGGACTCGGGGTGCCCGGCGCCCGCCTCCACTTGCACCAGCCACTCCCTCCCTGAGTCCTCAGCACCATCCACTGCAGGCTGCCCGGCCCGGCCCCCACTG GAGCAAGCCAACCCTGGCTGCACCAGCATCGGCGGGCACAGGGCAAAGCTGAGACGGGGCAGCAGCAGCCGATCACCCAGGAACAAGGCCCGGGCTGAGAGGCCTGGCCCAGCCGCCCTGCTACACCTGGACCTGACCAAG TTGAGCCTAGACGGCGGCACTGAGGCTCCAGACCATTCTCTGGAGACACCCCACTCCCCGCTCTATGCTGACCCCTACACACCACCTGCCACTTCCCACCGCAAGATCACAGATGTCCAGAACCTGGATGAG TTCCTCAGTGCAATGCAGAGCACGCTTGGACCTGAGCCCTCCAGCCCGTTCTGCTCAGTCCCCGTGTCTGAGCCTGTCTCTGACTCCAGCTGTGGACTCTCCGGCCCCCACTTACTCTCTGAGAAGGCAGTCCCGCGGGCCCGAGCCTCTCGGCACCATCGTGCCTCCATCAAGGGCTGGGGGCCCCGGCCCCCAGACTCCCCTCAGCTT GTCTCCCCTGAGAAAGAAGCTTCGCCCGACCCCTCACCACCTCCCTCAG ATGGCGTCCCCCGCCCAGGCTATGGCAGCAGCCAGGACAAAGCTCTGTCACCTTCCCAGCGGCGGGGGCCTCGAGGAGCACCAGAGCCTGAACAGGGGCTCATCCAGTGGATCTGA